CAATACCATAAAAGAGTTGGCCGCCTCTGGGAAAAACCAATTAAAAGGCCCTTTAAAAATTGGCGCTATTTTTACCATCGCGCCGTATTTGTTTCCTTTTATGATTCCTGCGTTGCACCGTGCCACCTCGGGCATGCCGTTGATTATTGAAGAAGACCTCACCGAAAATTTACGCCCTAAACTGCGCAATGGTGAGCTCGACGCCATTATCATTGCTTTGCCTTTTCGCGAACCCGATGTCGTTACCCAGCCGATTTACGAAGAAGAATTCGTCGTACTGATGCCGAAAAACCACCCATGGTCTCAATTAAACAGCATTGAAACAGACCAGTTGTCGTCTGATAATCTCCTGTTATTAGGCAAAGGACATTGCTTTAGTGAGCAGGTTTTAGAAGCCTGTCCGCTTATTAATGAAGGGGAATACAACGAAGGTCGCACTATCGTCAACGGCAGCTCGCTGGAAACCATTCGTTACATGGTGGCGTCTGGTTTAGGGGTGACTGTGTTACCAAAGTCTGCGGTCACCAACATAGATCATGACCTTTTAGAAGTGCGCCCTTTTACTGCACCTGCGCCAAAACGCACCGTTGCTCTGGCATGGCGAGCCAGTTTTCCACGCCCCAACGCCATTGACGCGGTAAGCCAGTCTATTCGTGATGCTTGCACGCACTTGAAGCTATAAATACGCCTATTAATTCGATTTATGAATTTCATCTTTTAAGTGGCCACAGTAGAGACGGGTATGATCGACGGATTACACACTCAAGACGTTCGCGAGCTGAAAGGCGTTGGCCATGCCATGGCCGAGAAACTCGCCAAGCTTCATCTGCACACGGTACAAGACGTGTTATTTCACTTGCCGATTCGCTACCAAGATCGCACACGTGTTGTGCCAATCGGCCAATTGCGCTTTGGTGACGAAGCCGTTATTGAAGGGCAGGTAACCGGTTGCGAAATAAAAATGGGCAAGCGCCGCAGTCTTTTATGCCGAATCAAAGATCCTACGGGAACCTTGTGTTTACGATTTTTCCACTTCTCTGCGGCACAAAAAAAACAGCTAGAAACGGGTAAACGATTACGCTGCTTTGGTGAAATTCGCCGCGGTAGTGCGGGGTTCGAAATATATCACCCCGAATACAAGATGATCGGCGACGAAGAGACTCAACCTGAAAGCGCGCAACTGACACCGATTTATCCACTGACCGATGGCCTAACGCAGACTAAAATACGCCAGCTGTGTGAGCAGGCACTGGAACGCCTCACGCCCTTTAATCTGCAAGAGTGGCTACCCGATGAGCTTCGTACTCAATTCCGTCTGCCCCCGCTGTGTGACGCCATTCAGTTCTTGCATCATCCATCAAGAGACGTGGATCTTGAACAGCTGCGCTTAGGCGCTCATCCCGCACAATACCGTCTGTCGTTCGAAGAACTCATGGCACATCAGCTGTCGCTAATCGGCAAACGCCTGAAGGCTAAACAAGACGCCGCCGTTAACATTCATTGTGCTGGAGAATTAAGCCAGCAACTTCTTACTCAGTTACCTTTTTCGCCAACCAACGCCCAGCGTCGTGTCTTTGAAGAAATACTCGATGACTTGGCAACTGGCCAACCGATGTTGCGCTTGGTGCAAGGCGATGTTGGCTCAGGCAAAACATTGGTTGCAGCGTTGGCCGCGGCCTCGGTCGTACAAGCGGGTTACCAAGTTGCCATTATGGCGCCGACGGAAATTCTCGCTGAGCAGCATTATCATAATTTCACCCAATGGTTCGAACCTTTGGGAATCCATGTCGCGTGGATGATTGGTAAAATCAAAGGTAAAGCGCGTGAAAAAGCCCTCACAGACATCGCCTCTGGCAACGCGAAAATCGTTGTTGGAACCCATGCTTTATTTCAAGATAGCGTCGAATTTGATCGCTTAGCCTTAGCGGTGATCGACGAACAACATCGGTTTGGTGTGCACCAGCGCATGGCATTGCGTGAAAAAGGCATGAAACACGGCTTTCAGCCGCATCAATTGATTATGACGGCCACGCCGATTCCCCGCACACTCGCCATGTCAGCGTATGCCGATTTAGATTGCTCTGTTATCGATGAGTTGCCGCCTGGTCGCACCCCGGTTAATACCATCGTGGTGTCAGACCAGCGTCGTCAAGAAGTCATTGATCGGGTTAAAAGCGCCTGTGAAGAAGGCAAACAAGCCTACTGGGTCTGTACGCTGATCGAAGAATCCGAGGCATTACAATGCCAAGCCGCCGAAGACACCGCGATTTTGCTGCAAGAACAACTTGGAAACTTATCGATTGGCTTAGTACACGGCCGCCTTAAATCTCAAGAAAAAGCCGACATTATGGCGAAATTCAAAGCCGCAGAGATCCAGCTCTTGGTCGCCACCACCGTGATTGAGGTCGGTGTGGATGTGCCCAATTCTAGCCTAATGGTAATAGAAAACCCTGAGCGTCTTGGCCTAGCACAACTGCACCAACTACGTGGTCGCGTAGGGCGAGGAAAAGCCGCCAGCCATTGTGTACTGCTGTACAAGGCGCCTCTAGGGCAACAGGGGAAAGCGCGTTTGTCGACCATGCGAGAAACCAGTGATGGCTTTAAAATCGCCGAAAAAGACTTGGAATTACGCGGCCCAGGCGAATTGCTCGGTACAAGACAAACCGGCATTTGGGCGTTCAAAGTGGCGGATTTACAGCGTGATAAGCACCTACTTGACGACGTTCAACAAGCCGCTGCCCGATTGCACAGCCAATACCCTGAAAATGTCGCGCCACTGCTGTTACGGTGGTTGCCCAGCCATGATCAATATTTAAACGTCTAACGGTTCAGTCGACCTGGTTATAACGTTAAATTAGTCTCGTTTAAAACGGTATTTTTCTTGCATGAGATCGAATATTGATCAAGAATCACCATATTAAATGGATTTGCAAACAAGGAAAACGCCATGAACACTGAACTACAGGTCTCTCTCAATTCGGGTGTCGTCCTACAAGGCTGCGCCTACCGTATTCTGAACGATCGTATTGTTATTTCGATAGAAAAAATCGCGAATAATCGAGTCAATCACAGCCTTAGCGGTACGTTACGTGTGCAAATGTGCGCGCTTCCCTTGACCCGAGATCTGCACGCAGAGCCGCTTATACTGGCTTCTACGACGATTGGCGAAATAAACGACCAGCATTGCCTAGTCGACTGTGTTTATGACCTCATTTTCCAACAACCACTTACCGGTTCATGGCAATTATGTTTACAACTGAGCGAATGGAATGGTAACGACTATGTTGCCTGCGATATCGCTTATTTTAGCTTGCCCTATCATGTTGAACTAACTGATGCTGAACTGACTCATATTGAGCCAACTGATGTTGAACTGACTAGTGCTGAACCGACGGATGTTAAGACCAAAGCCGCTGAACCTAACGAGCAACAACCTGACTCAATACCAGCTACGACAAAAGCGATAGAAACGAAAGAAGAAGTGCAATCCGTGGCCACAGTGGACCGTCCTGAACTCGTAAAAAAAAACGCCACTGGCTGCTCAACTGGCTATATCGCCATTAATCAGTCAAAAGTGGACCAGCTTTTGAAAGTGAAAGGGGTGTCAAAAAAAGTGCTTGAAAAACTGATAGCTGAACGCCCTTTTCCCTCCGATAAAGCCGTCCTTAATGTAAAGGGAATGGGGCCGGTTATGTTGGCTAAAGTGATCCATTGCCTATCACTCTAACTCTGTTTTGTATTAAGGAATACTCACCACTGTGGTGTTTTTTACTTCCTCCATCGCCACGTAAGTCCGCGATTCTCTAACGTGAGGCAAGGTCAGCAAGGTTTCACCTAGTAACAGCCGATACGAATCCATATTGGACACTCGCGCTTTTAGAAGATACTCAAAATCGCCTGCAATTAAATGACACTCCAGAATCTCAGGAATTTCCGTCACGGCATTTTTAAATTCATTAAAACCTTCTGGCGACGTCGTCTTGAGACGAATTTCCACAAAAACAAGCAAACCAGCGTCTACTTTTTTAGGATTAACCAAAGCACAATAACCCGTAATATAACCATTACGCTCTAAACGACGAACTCGCTCCAAACAGGGCGTCGCGCTCAATCCGACACGACTCGCCAGTTCCACATTCGACAACCGACCATTAATCTGCAGTTCTCGAAGAATTTTCTTATCTAACCGATCAAGTGGTTTTGCTGAGTTATCCATCGGGCGTGGATCTCCTTACATGACATCAATTAAGAGCTCAGTCTACCATGCAGATTACAGGTTATGGAAAGTGCTTTAATCAATATATTGCGTGTGGGTATTAAAATAAAGTACCTCTGTATGCAGAACAGCACCAAAATAATGCAAAAAAAAATTTAGCACTAAATTGAATCAATACATCACAGAATTGTCTTTATAAAATACAGCGTGTTTCTTTTCACTTTGCCCTGAAGTCCTTGAGACCTTTGCACGAATAATCCCCTTCGATCCTATGAGATAATAACCAAAAGCAAAGAAGAGCAATCAAAAAATGGCGTGGAAAGAGTTAAAACAACAGAGCTTTGCCGATGCGCTGCAAGCATCGAATCGGTTTATTGAAGAATTTGACGAGATTCATGACTTGTTGAATTGGTCCTGCATTGAGCGATTATTCTGTGACATTCACAACCGTACAAAAGGTGAACGCGCTTGGCCTCCGTTGATGATGTTTAAAGCTTTGTTATTGCAATCATGGCACAACCTAAGTGACCCAGCGCTGGAAAAAGCACTGGCTCGCGACTTATTATTTCGCCGGTTTGTCGGTGTCGGCCTAGATCAAGGCGTTCCCGACCACAGTACAATTTGGCGTTTCCGTAATCTGCTAGAGAAAAACGGATTACTAGACGCAGCGATGACCGAGATCAATGCCCAGTTAGCCGAACAAAGTCTGATCATCAAACAAGGTGAGATAAGCATCATAGATGCCAGCGTGATAGAAGCGAAGAATGCTCGTCCTCGTAAGAATGCTGAGGGTAAAAACACGCAAGACCCAGAAGCAGGCTATAGCGTTAAGCAAAGCAGCGATGGAAAACGTAAAACCACCTATGGTTTTAAGGCCCATACAAATGTGGATGAGGATGGTTTTGTCAAAGAAGTCATGCTCACGGCAGGCAATGTTCACGATTCGATTCCATTTGAATCGATACTCACTGGTCATGAGCGGGAAGTGTATGCAGACAGTGCGTACAAAAGTGCCCAGCACAGCAGGTTATTGAAGCAAAAAAAGGTCAAAGAATGCATTATCCATCGAGCTTATCGTAATAGACCTCTTAACGAGGATCAAGAAAAGCAAAACCGTTATTTTTCCAGTATTCGTTCCCGTGTAGAGCATGTCTTTGGGATAATGAAATTGCACTATGGGTTAGGTAAAGCGCGTTATCTAGGACGGGCTCGCAATCAGGCTAGGGTGAGTTTAATTTGTATGGCTTACAACCTAAAACGGGCGTTTCGTATCCAACGAGAATGCTGAGATAGCAAGTAAAGTCCGTCCAAGTGGACTATGTGGGCATTTTTATGAGTTAAAGAGCACTGATTTTTAACGATGTTGACCGTTTTCTATAAAGACGTTGATTGAATTTTTTATAAAAGACCTTTGGCAAGCAATATGGCTAGATCGACTGCTCATGCAAAGGTCTCTCCTTGTATTTTCTAGGCTAAAGAATGGCAACGTTGAATAACTCGTTTTTTTTACGTGACCTTAGTGCGCAAAAAAAGTGTAAAAAATGAATCAAATGACATACCCTAGTTGACACTTTATTCTTGACTACTATCCAAAAGAGTAATTCTATAGGGGGATGGGATGATCTTTTAGAAGATTCGTCTGCATATAACCCACAACAAGAATAATTAAATGTTGGCACTAACTTTGCTGTTACATGACTACAAATAGCAAGTTTGGCGTAAAAAACCAGTAAGATAACAACATATATAAAAATGCCCGGGAGGCTCAATAATGAAATCGAACGTCGGTAAACTATTCACGACTGCTGCAATCGCTGCCACTATCAGCGCAGGTGCTGCAGCATCAACTCTTGAAGATGTCCAAGCAAAAGGTTTTATTCAATGTGGCGTAAGTCAAGGTGTTCCAGGCTTCTCTAACGCGGACTCAAATGGTAACTGGTCTGGTATCGATGTAGACGCTTGTCGTGCTGCTGCTGCCGCAATTTTTGGTGATGCGCAAAAAGTCAAATTCACGCCACTTTCAGCAAAAGAACGTTTCACGGCACTGCAATCAGGTGAAATCGATGTACTTTCTCGTAATACAACGTGGACTTACACACGCGACACATCTCTAGGCTTAGACTTCACCACAGTTAACTTTTACGATGGTCAAGGTTTTATGGCGCGTAAAAATCTGGGTGTGACATCTGCAATGGATCTTGATGGTGCTACAGTTTGTACTGAGCAAGGTACCACCACTGAATTGAACATGGCTGACTTTTTCCGTAAGCACAAATTGTCTTACGTACCAGTTGTTGTTCAAAAAGCAGACGAAGCACTAGCGGCTTATGCTTCTGGTCGTTGTGATGTCTTCACTACAGACAAATCTGGTCTTGCTGCTCACCGTTCTAAACTAGCGGATCCAAGTGCTCACATCATCCTGGATGAAACCATTTCTAAAGAGCCACTAGGTCCTGTTGTTCGCCACGGCGACAACCAGTGGAAAGACATCGTAACGTGGGCGATGTTTGTTCAAGTTAACGCAGAAGAAATGGGCATTTCTTCTAAAAACGTTGCTCAAATCAAGAAAGAAACCAATGATCCAGGCATCAAGCGCTTACTAGGCGCTGAAGGTGATATGGGTGCGCAACTTGGTCTTTCTGCTGATTGGGCTTACAACATCATTGCTCAAGTCGGTAACTACGGCGAAGTATTTGAACGTAACGTTGGACCATCTACGCCAGTAGGTCTTCCACGTGGTATTAACAAATTATGGACTGAAGGTGGTGTTATGTACGCGCCACCAGTACGTTAATACCTAAAGCACACTGCTTGGGTATCTATTCAGCGGCTCAAAAGAGCCGCTGAATTTTTTCCCCTCCCTTACACATCTGACGAGCATTTCAATTGCCTGAAACAAGATGAGCGATAAAACTACTTCAAGTAATAAAAGCTTTTTGAACGATGCCGGCAACCGTGCCTTAATTTTTCAAATTATCCTTCTGGCTGTGGTTGTTTTCGTGGGTTATTACTTATTTAGTAACTTGCAAGCTAACCTAGCCAATCAAGGTATTTCTACTGGTTTTGCTTTTTTAAACCAACCAGCTGGATTTCCCGTTTTAATTCACTTAATTGACTACACTGAAGCCGACACCTATGGACGGGCATTTGTTGTTGCTTTAATTAATACGATTGTTATTTCCCTTATGGGTATCGTATTAGCCACCATTATTGGTGTTGTGATGGGCTTAGCTCGTCTATCTAATAACTGGCTGGTAGCGCGCTTAGCGACTGTGTATGTTGAAACGCTGCGAAACATCCCTTTGTTGTTGCAAATGTTTTTCTGGTATTTCGCGGTGCTTGCAACCTTACCCATACCTAAAAACAGTTTCATATTTGGCGGTTTCTTCTTAAACAAACGTGGCATTTACTCACCAAACCCGATCGTTCAAGACGGATTTGGTATGGTTATCGCTGGTTTTGTATTATCGATTGTCGCGTCCATTGCCTTAATTGTGTGGGCGAAAAAGCGTCAAACGCGAACTGGCGTTTGGTTTCCCGCTTACTGGACCTCTTTAGGTGTTATTTTTGTCATTACCTTTTTGGCATTAGTGGTGTCAGGCTTTCCTATCGAGTTCGATTTACCGCAAAAGAGTCGCTTTAACGTGACAGGCGGGATGGTGCTTCCTCCCGAGTTCGTCGCAGTACTGGTCGCTTTGTCTACTTATACTGGTGCGTTTATTGCCGAGATCGTTCGTGCAGGCATCTTGTCGGTCAACTGGGGACAAACCGAAGCGGCTCGTTCGCTGGGTCTAAAAGACAGCCTCACACAACGTTTGATTGTTTTGCCTCAGGCTCTGCGCGTTATTATCCCTCCGCTTACCAGTCAATTTCTTAATTTGGCGAAGAACTCTTCTCTAGGTGCAGCCATTGCTTATCCTGAGTTAGTAGCGGTTGTGATGGGCACTACGCTCAATCAAACCGGTCAGGCCATCGAAAATATTGGTCTGTGTATGCTCGTTTATGGAACGCTTAGTTTGACTATTTCTGTCTTTATGAACTGGTATAACAAAAAAATGTCCTTAACAGAGCGCTAGGAGGAAGAACATGGCTATTGAATTCAAACCATCACCAAGCCTTCCACCACCAGTTAACTCTGTTGGTGCCGTGGCATGGGTACGTCAGAACTTGTTGTCGTCCCCTCTTAATATATTGTTAACTCTATTCAGCTTCTATGTGCTGTATTTGCTTCTTCCGCCGGTAATCGAGTGGGGCTTTATTAACGCTACTTTTAGCGGTGCATCTAAAGCTGACTGTACTGGTACAGGGGCATGCTGGGCCTTTATCGGCGTCTATTTTGACCAGTTTATGTACGGTCTTTACCCTTCAGAAGAAACATGGCGCATTAATTTAGCGCTGATTCTGTTGGTGATGTTGATTGGTACTTTTGCGGTCAAAACAGTCAATAAGTTGTACCTATCTATTGGGATTATCGTTGTTTACCCAGTCATAGCGTATTTCTTATTCGCTGGCGGTGTCTTTGGCTTAGAAGTGGTTGAAACGTCTCTTTGGGGCGGGTTATTCCTAACCACTTTATTGGGTGTTGTCGGCATTGTGGCCTCTTTCCCTTTGGGTGTTTTGTTGGCGCTGGGTCGTCAATCAAGCATGCCAATTGCGAAATCTGTGTGTATTGTTTTCATCGAAACCGTTCGTGCGGTGCCTCTGATTACTATCTTGTTTATGGCATCAGTGATGATTCCTTTGTTTTTGCCAGAAGGTATGAACTTTAACAAGTTGCTGCGCGTTCTTATTGGTATCACGTTATTTTCTGCCGCTTACATGGCTGAGGTAATTCGTGGAGGCTTACAAGCCATTCCTAAAGGGCAATACGAAGCGGCCGACGCCTCGGGTCTGACTTATTGGCAATCTATGATCTTGGTCATTTTGCCACAAGCATTAAAATTGGTTATTCCAGGTATCGTGAACACTTTCATTGGTTTGTTTAAAGACACCACGCTTGTGTACATTGTGGGCATGTTCGATCTACTTGGTCGAATCCAAGCCGCGACTCACGACTCAAGCTGGTTGGGCACCACCATTGAAGGCTACGCCTTTGCTGGTTTTGTGTTCTGGGCAGCCTGTTTTGGTATGTCTCGCTACAGTATGAGAATTGAGCGTAAGTTAGAAACTGGGCACAAGCGAAATTAGTTAGGAATTTGAGGTCTTTATTATGACAAATACAAACATGGCTCGTGCCCAACTTGCGCAGGGCGAAGAAGCAATCATTGAGTTTAATGATGTAAACAAATGGTACGGTGACTTTCACGTATTGAAAAACATCAATTTCAGCATCAAAAAAGGCGAACGCATCGTGGTGTGTGGCCCTTCTGGTTCTGGTAAATCAACCATGACACGTTGCATTAACCGTCTGGAAGAGCATCAAAAAGGAACCATTCTAGTGGATGGTGTGGAGATGAATAATAACTTGAAGAACATCGAAGCGATCCGAAAGGACGTGGGCATGGTGTTTCAACATTTTAATTTATTTCCGCATTTGACCATCTTAGAAAACCTAACACTGGCCCCTATTTGGGTTCGTAAAACCCCTAAAAAACAAGCGGAAGAAATGGCGATGCATTACTTGGAGCGCGTGAAAATCGCCAACCAAGCATTGAAGTACCCAGGTCAGCTTTCTGGTGGTCAGCAACAGCGTGTGGCGATTGCACGTGGCTTGTGTATGCAGCCCCGTATCATGTTGTTTGATGAGCCCACATCGGCGCTCGATCCTGAAATGATCAAAGAAGTATTGGACGTCATGGTGCAACTCGCGGAAGAAGGCATGACCATGGTGTGTGTAACACACGAAATGGGCTTTGCTAAAACCGTTGCTGACCGTGTTGTCTTTATGGATGCGGGTGAAATTGTGGAAGCCAACGAACCTCACGCGTTCTTCGATAATCCGCAACATGACCGTACGCAAATGTTCTTAAGCCAAATTCTGAATCACTAATCAGAACGAGCAGGTAAAATCAGCCATATTGACGAAGCCCCTTTTTTGGGGCTTTTTCATGCCAACACCCTACAACATAACCACAAGGAAGTGTATGAAACCTTCGGTAGGGCGTCAGCCCAGAATAACATTACGCGTGGTGCAGCTAGTAGACCATGTTGGTCGCTTGCAGGTGATCTTTCCGGGCAACAACATGCTGGATATGTCTGCTGTCTCACGCCTCACAAAACGTCGATTTGAACCAACAAGTCACGCCCAAAATTCAATGGATACGGTGATAAAACCCCATGGGGTGATGACCATCTTAGAAAATACACTGCTAAACGAAGGGGTTTTTTCCATTCGTAATAAAGCCGATGGTCAATATCATGAGATCACTTCTGAAGAACTAAAAACGATGTTTTCAGGCCCTTTGAATCGCTTTGAGCCTATCTCCGTCCCTACGCAACACATTCACCCCCCTGCCAAGAGTCACAAAGACGACGAAATGCAAATTCTTCACGCTTTAGGTCGATTTCAATCCATTCGCCTTAAAGAACGGCTTGAAGAAACCCTAGAAATTCCACCTTTGCCCCCGTCTTCTCATCGTATTATTCGGCTCTCCACCGAAGAAACCGCCGGTACCGATGAACTGTGTGATGCGATCGCGCTAGACCCCAGTTTAAGCGCCCAAGTCATCAGCTGGGCTTCATCTTCGTATTACGGTGCTCCTGGCTCTATTGACTCTATCGAAGACGCCATTATCCGTGTACTGGGCTTTGACATGGTCATGAATCTCGCGTTGGGATTATCCATCGGGACAGCCTTTAGAACGCCACAAGACGGACCACGCCACTACGAGGATTTTTGGTTTGGCTCGGTTTCCAACGCGGCACTCATGACCGCATTGGTAAACGCCATGCCAGCACCTAAACGCCCAAAAATCGGCCACGCGTACCTAGCGGGATTACTACAGAACTTTGGTTACTTAGCCCTCAGTACGATTTTTCCACCCCATTTTTCGATTTTGTCACGCTATCAAGAAGCCAACGCACATTTGTCATCAGAATTGATCGAAATGAAAATCATGCATTTTACCAAAGAGCAACTCGGCTCTTGGTTGCTCCGTCATTGGGGCCTTCCAGAGAGCATCTGGATGTCCATACGATACAGTAAAAACCCTGATTACTATGGCGAACACGCCACTCTTGCCACCTTACTGTATGTATCACATCAATTGCGCCACGATAACAACATTGAGCCTTCGGCGTTACGCGCGCTTGGTTTGAGTCTTGAAGAAACAAAAGCACAGTGCAATGCGGTCTTTCAACACTCGACCGAGTTGCATAGAATGGTCGCTCTTATCCAAAAGATGAACGCCTAACACGCCATGACGACACTAATGAACCCGTCTGCTGCTCAACAATTCGACTATCGCTGGTCGCCTGTGCATCGAATTAATAAAAACAACGTACCCCGTCATTTGTGGCCCTGGCTAGTCACACAAGACTCGTTAACCGCAACGTTACAAAGCCTTGGCATTCTGACGGTCGACGTGCTTGAAGACACTTGGGGGGCTCCTACATCGCGCGAAAGAAGAAGGCTGTCCTTACGTCCAAGAGAAGCGGCTCGCATTCGCACTGTTCTACTCAGAATAAACGGCTCAGCGGTTATTTACGCACGGTCAGTGATCCCTGCTCGATCATTGCGTGGTCATTGGCGACAAGTAAAACAGTTAAAAAATACCCCCCTAGGTGGTTACCTTTTTCAGTACAGGGCCTTACGCAGGAGCGCGATTGAAGTGACCCAATTACCCAAGCGCCTGTTTCCTAATCAGGCCTCGGCACTGTGGGCAAGACGCTCTGTGTTTCACCAATATGGCCCCGGCATACTAGTGAACGAAGCTTTTTTTGATGACATTCCCCTAAAACCGCCGTTTGGATTTTTATGAGCATGCTAAAAGACTACGCAGACTTAACACGATTTAACAAACCTATCGGCTCTTTTTTAGTGCTGTGGCCCACCTTATGGGCTTTGTGGCTCGCGGCCGATGGTTTGCCTGAATGGCACCTTATCGTCATTTTTGTGTTAGGAGTATTCAGCATGCGCTCCGCAGGCTGTGTCATCAATGATTATGCCGACCGAAAAGTTGACGGCTACGTTGACCGTACCAAAAATCGCCCCCTGCCTTCTGGCCGAGTGTCTGAAAAAGAGGCGTTAATGCTGTTTGCTGGGCTGTGCTTACTAAGCTTTATACTGGTGCTTTTTACCGATGTAAGAACCATCATGCTGTCCTTTGCTGGCCTAGGGTTAGCGGTGCTTTACCCCTTTATGAAACGTTATACGCACCTGCCTCAACTCTTTCTTGGGTTGGCGTTTTCGTGGTCGATTCCCATGGCATACAGCGCACAAGGGGGCGACCTAACGGATCCTGAACTGTGGATGCTGTTTATAGCCAACTGCTTTTGGACGATTGCCTATGATACCTACTATGCTATAACAGATCGCCCAGACGACTTAAAAATTGGCATCAAATCCACTGCCATTTTATTTGGCCAATACGACTTATTTGTGATTGTATGTTTGCAAGGTTTGACCTTATCGTTACTGACGTGGATCGGCGTGCTTGCCACATTAAATTGGCCCTATTTCGCCGCACTCGTTCTGTGTAGTGGGCTTTTTTATCAACAATTTAGCCAAGCCAAAACACGGGATCGACACGCTTGCTTTCGCTCTTTTTTAGATAATAATCGCATTGGGGGCTGTATTTTTCTTGGCCTAGCTTTCAGCTATTTTATCTAATTTATGGCAAAGTTATGACAATGTAACCGAATTGTCACATTTGACCGCTTTAATGAAACCGTTCCTGAGATGAGGGTGTATCCTGTGACCGGTAAAAAAGTATTAATAATTGACGACGAATCTTCCATTCGTGAAATGATCGCCATTGCACTTGAAATGGCGGGCTATGAATATTTGGAAGCCGAAAATATTCAGCAAGCTCATGAGATAATTGTCGACC
The sequence above is a segment of the Marinomonas sp. IMCC 4694 genome. Coding sequences within it:
- a CDS encoding amino acid ABC transporter permease, with amino-acid sequence MAIEFKPSPSLPPPVNSVGAVAWVRQNLLSSPLNILLTLFSFYVLYLLLPPVIEWGFINATFSGASKADCTGTGACWAFIGVYFDQFMYGLYPSEETWRINLALILLVMLIGTFAVKTVNKLYLSIGIIVVYPVIAYFLFAGGVFGLEVVETSLWGGLFLTTLLGVVGIVASFPLGVLLALGRQSSMPIAKSVCIVFIETVRAVPLITILFMASVMIPLFLPEGMNFNKLLRVLIGITLFSAAYMAEVIRGGLQAIPKGQYEAADASGLTYWQSMILVILPQALKLVIPGIVNTFIGLFKDTTLVYIVGMFDLLGRIQAATHDSSWLGTTIEGYAFAGFVFWAACFGMSRYSMRIERKLETGHKRN
- a CDS encoding amino acid ABC transporter ATP-binding protein, which codes for MTNTNMARAQLAQGEEAIIEFNDVNKWYGDFHVLKNINFSIKKGERIVVCGPSGSGKSTMTRCINRLEEHQKGTILVDGVEMNNNLKNIEAIRKDVGMVFQHFNLFPHLTILENLTLAPIWVRKTPKKQAEEMAMHYLERVKIANQALKYPGQLSGGQQQRVAIARGLCMQPRIMLFDEPTSALDPEMIKEVLDVMVQLAEEGMTMVCVTHEMGFAKTVADRVVFMDAGEIVEANEPHAFFDNPQHDRTQMFLSQILNH
- a CDS encoding HDOD domain-containing protein, yielding MKPSVGRQPRITLRVVQLVDHVGRLQVIFPGNNMLDMSAVSRLTKRRFEPTSHAQNSMDTVIKPHGVMTILENTLLNEGVFSIRNKADGQYHEITSEELKTMFSGPLNRFEPISVPTQHIHPPAKSHKDDEMQILHALGRFQSIRLKERLEETLEIPPLPPSSHRIIRLSTEETAGTDELCDAIALDPSLSAQVISWASSSYYGAPGSIDSIEDAIIRVLGFDMVMNLALGLSIGTAFRTPQDGPRHYEDFWFGSVSNAALMTALVNAMPAPKRPKIGHAYLAGLLQNFGYLALSTIFPPHFSILSRYQEANAHLSSELIEMKIMHFTKEQLGSWLLRHWGLPESIWMSIRYSKNPDYYGEHATLATLLYVSHQLRHDNNIEPSALRALGLSLEETKAQCNAVFQHSTELHRMVALIQKMNA
- a CDS encoding chorismate--pyruvate lyase family protein is translated as MTTLMNPSAAQQFDYRWSPVHRINKNNVPRHLWPWLVTQDSLTATLQSLGILTVDVLEDTWGAPTSRERRRLSLRPREAARIRTVLLRINGSAVIYARSVIPARSLRGHWRQVKQLKNTPLGGYLFQYRALRRSAIEVTQLPKRLFPNQASALWARRSVFHQYGPGILVNEAFFDDIPLKPPFGFL
- the ubiA gene encoding 4-hydroxybenzoate octaprenyltransferase; amino-acid sequence: MSMLKDYADLTRFNKPIGSFLVLWPTLWALWLAADGLPEWHLIVIFVLGVFSMRSAGCVINDYADRKVDGYVDRTKNRPLPSGRVSEKEALMLFAGLCLLSFILVLFTDVRTIMLSFAGLGLAVLYPFMKRYTHLPQLFLGLAFSWSIPMAYSAQGGDLTDPELWMLFIANCFWTIAYDTYYAITDRPDDLKIGIKSTAILFGQYDLFVIVCLQGLTLSLLTWIGVLATLNWPYFAALVLCSGLFYQQFSQAKTRDRHACFRSFLDNNRIGGCIFLGLAFSYFI